The Flavobacteriales bacterium genome contains a region encoding:
- a CDS encoding ABC transporter ATP-binding protein → METILKITNLNKKFGAVHAVNDLSLEIKKGNIYGILGPNGSGKSTTLGIILNVVNKTSGTFTWFDGSISTHEALKKVGAIIERPNFYPYMTAVQNLELVCKIKNIPTSKIEEKLKAVHLYERRNSTFQTYSLGMKQRLAIASALLNDPEILILDEPTNGLDPQGIHEIREIIKRIASEGTTILFASHLLDEVEKICNHVIVIRNGIKLYDGRVDEITSSFGVLELKVDTNHEQLINILPTLNGIASFSEENGVIIAKLNASISASDFNKELMQQGITLSHLVKRKPNLEQQFLTLTK, encoded by the coding sequence TTGGAAACAATATTAAAAATAACCAACCTTAACAAAAAATTTGGAGCTGTCCATGCAGTAAACGACCTTTCTTTGGAGATCAAGAAGGGGAATATCTATGGGATTTTAGGGCCAAATGGAAGCGGAAAATCAACCACACTTGGAATCATCCTAAATGTAGTTAACAAAACTTCGGGAACATTTACTTGGTTTGATGGTAGCATTTCCACTCATGAAGCCTTAAAAAAAGTTGGAGCTATTATTGAACGCCCTAATTTTTATCCATACATGACTGCTGTTCAAAATTTAGAGCTTGTTTGTAAAATTAAAAATATCCCTACCTCAAAAATAGAAGAGAAATTAAAAGCTGTTCATTTATACGAAAGAAGAAATAGCACCTTTCAGACCTATTCTTTAGGAATGAAACAACGACTAGCGATTGCTTCAGCACTTTTAAACGACCCCGAAATACTAATTCTGGATGAGCCCACAAATGGTTTAGACCCACAGGGAATACATGAGATAAGGGAAATAATCAAAAGAATAGCCAGTGAAGGTACCACGATTTTGTTTGCTTCTCACTTATTAGATGAAGTTGAAAAAATTTGCAACCATGTGATTGTCATTAGAAACGGTATAAAACTATATGATGGCAGAGTTGATGAGATTACAAGTTCTTTTGGGGTCTTAGAGTTAAAAGTTGACACCAACCACGAACAGTTAATAAACATTCTTCCTACGCTCAATGGGATCGCCTCTTTCTCAGAGGAAAATGGAGTGATTATCGCTAAGCTAAACGCCTCTATTTCTGCCAGTGATTTTAATAAGGAGCTCATGCAACAAGGCATTACTTTGTCGCACTTAGTAAAACGTAAGCCCAACCTAGAACAACAGTTTTTAACCCTAACGAAGTAA
- a CDS encoding ABC transporter permease, with the protein MIRLLSIEFFKLRHNRASKVLTIFYFGLLTSIALVSAIKVEAGPVSFKLADQGIFEFPFIWHFNTYVAALFKFFLLFVIVSMVANEYANKTLKQNLIDGLSKKEYILSKFYMVVAMSLASTIFVFIVSLILGLIYSNNTELAVIFTDWEYFIGFFVKLVSFFSLGLFMGIWIKRSAFAIGGVFIFYILEGLSTWILSFFISNNLSKTIQSVLPFGSSELLIPQPFKRMEAIQNISNQLGGMAAEDYSVPFFNVLISLLWSAVFIYGAYLLIYKRDL; encoded by the coding sequence ATGATTCGATTATTAAGTATAGAATTTTTCAAACTAAGACACAATAGAGCCAGCAAAGTGTTAACTATATTTTACTTTGGGTTATTAACTTCTATTGCGCTTGTTTCAGCCATTAAAGTAGAAGCAGGGCCTGTAAGTTTTAAATTGGCTGATCAAGGTATTTTTGAATTTCCTTTTATATGGCATTTCAACACTTATGTTGCAGCGCTTTTTAAATTCTTTTTACTGTTTGTTATAGTTTCGATGGTAGCCAACGAGTATGCAAACAAAACGCTAAAGCAAAATTTAATTGATGGATTAAGTAAAAAAGAATACATTCTTTCAAAATTCTACATGGTTGTAGCCATGTCACTTGCTTCCACTATTTTTGTCTTTATAGTCTCTTTAATTCTTGGACTTATCTATTCTAACAATACAGAGCTAGCTGTAATTTTTACTGATTGGGAATATTTTATCGGTTTTTTCGTAAAATTAGTTAGCTTCTTTTCTTTAGGGCTTTTTATGGGAATTTGGATTAAACGCTCTGCCTTTGCAATTGGCGGGGTCTTTATCTTTTATATTCTTGAGGGACTTTCTACCTGGATTTTAAGCTTTTTTATCTCCAATAACTTAAGCAAAACAATTCAATCTGTTTTACCATTTGGCTCTAGCGAACTTCTGATTCCGCAACCCTTTAAACGAATGGAAGCCATCCAAAATATTTCTAATCAACTAGGAGGTATGGCGGCAGAGGACTACAGTGTTCCTTTTTTTAATGTTTTGATCTCTTTGTTGTGGTCGGCAGTTTTTATTTATGGAGCTTATCTCCTGATTTACAAAAGAGATTTATAA
- a CDS encoding HIRAN domain-containing protein encodes MRHLKIQTTPPSIPQLGILTRINELSKHEMIYIYHHLKIGSELFLERDKTRLWDQHAVAVFYKGFKIGYVSDHTSGLICKQLDKGLTILAKVKTLYKQKYMPLDGLDIEVFIS; translated from the coding sequence ATGAGACATTTAAAAATTCAAACTACACCACCATCAATTCCTCAATTAGGTATCCTTACACGTATTAACGAACTAAGTAAACATGAGATGATTTATATTTATCATCATCTAAAAATAGGTTCGGAATTATTTTTAGAAAGAGACAAAACAAGGTTATGGGATCAGCATGCGGTTGCGGTGTTTTACAAAGGTTTTAAAATTGGGTATGTTTCAGACCATACTAGCGGGTTAATTTGTAAACAACTAGACAAAGGTCTAACGATTTTAGCTAAAGTAAAAACACTTTACAAACAAAAATACATGCCATTGGATGGACTAGATATTGAGGTCTTTATTTCTTAA
- a CDS encoding DoxX family protein, with protein sequence MKTQKIIYYVTTGLLSLMLVGSSAMYIFKNEDISQLFTGFGYPTYLIYPLALAKLSAVIVLWTNLKTLKEWAYSALFFEFILAFFAHFMIGDGEQTGALIAIVLLFASYFTSKKLQAA encoded by the coding sequence ATGAAAACACAAAAGATTATTTATTACGTTACAACTGGATTACTATCACTCATGTTGGTAGGTTCATCCGCTATGTATATTTTCAAAAATGAAGATATTTCACAATTATTTACAGGTTTTGGGTATCCAACATACCTTATTTACCCATTAGCTTTAGCTAAACTCTCTGCTGTGATTGTACTTTGGACAAATTTAAAAACCCTAAAAGAATGGGCATACTCAGCTTTATTTTTTGAGTTTATTCTTGCTTTCTTTGCTCATTTTATGATCGGTGATGGGGAACAAACTGGAGCATTGATTGCTATAGTATTATTATTTGCTTCTTATTTTACAAGTAAAAAACTTCAAGCAGCATAA
- the secDF gene encoding protein translocase subunit SecDF has product MQNRGAIWTFTILLTVACLYQLSFSWVTKGLENKAVKHAKTEWDNVMNSGDEFVVLGRDTLSVRGVDGNVDEKTAQTAKTFYETSYVSEHADDPIYPVFGLTYRQCNDQKLGTGLDLQGGMSVTLEISIEELVLNKAGHSPKPAFRVPYAQALKEFGEGKSDDFIGLFEAAYNSSEYGNDQMTFFSVGDKENFSLENTNAQMIAKLRMLAAEAIDNTEKIIETRINRFGVSQPSIQKQPISGRLHIELPGAKDKERVRKLLQSRAELGFWLGNTGDISSSLLQLNEVLKNKENAEDVADAFDVEDLVQDTTKTEELASSSIDTTGVDTTKTTEDADLAALELEDEKVDSSATTENADIVSGPLFSLLKNINQGPITSYVGMAKAVDTAKINLMLNGEEARGLLPEGVFFRWSNSNNEGKGHTLYALEMTKNGNPLLNGDDISNAAQDYDQQESEVVVTVGMTAYGASEWESITTNNVGRITAIVLDNEVYSAPVINQPIAGGQTRISGDFTIPEAQDLATVLVAGSYDTPAKIVDEAVVGPTLGEANIKAGMWSFIAALILVLLYMVAYYGKAGVVASIALIANIFFLLGALASLGAQLTLPGIAGLVLTLGMSVDANVLIFERIREELREGKGVKLAIKDGYKHAYSAIIDANITSLLTAVVLAYFGTGPIQGFATTLIVGVFTSLFSSILLTRLIFSYLIDRNSNVTFSRSFSENMFANMNVDFVGKRKKFYLVSIAVVVLGIVSLVSIGLDKSVEFTGGRVYRVEFSGTAPGQDAIAAAVEKFSVEGDLTVKPDVKTINNEYTLELTTKYLYTDVSKDATKKVDSVMNLGFVDAGYVAEAEAGKETKNSYKVIQQRSVNAQISDELILGSFMAIIFSLIVIFAYIAFRFNRMTFGIGALIAMFHDVLVVLGLFSILYKIMPFSMQIDQAFIAAILTVVGYSINDTVVVFDRIREYIKLHRRDEQNAVINKALNSTLSRTLNTSLTTFLVLLVIFIFGGESIKGFSFALMIGVVVGTYSSIFIATPSVIDLSKGSLMPKKAEEK; this is encoded by the coding sequence ATGCAAAACAGAGGAGCCATTTGGACTTTTACTATTTTACTGACAGTTGCATGTCTTTATCAGTTATCATTTTCATGGGTAACTAAAGGTTTGGAAAACAAGGCAGTAAAACACGCCAAAACAGAATGGGACAATGTGATGAACTCAGGAGATGAGTTTGTGGTGTTGGGAAGAGATACCTTATCTGTAAGAGGTGTTGATGGTAATGTCGATGAGAAAACTGCTCAAACAGCGAAAACTTTTTATGAGACTTCGTATGTTTCAGAGCACGCAGATGATCCAATTTATCCTGTTTTTGGTTTAACGTACAGACAATGTAACGACCAAAAGTTAGGAACAGGACTGGATCTACAAGGAGGGATGAGTGTAACACTTGAAATCTCTATTGAAGAATTAGTATTAAACAAAGCAGGGCATTCGCCAAAACCAGCTTTTAGAGTGCCTTATGCACAAGCACTGAAAGAGTTTGGAGAAGGGAAAAGTGATGACTTTATTGGGTTGTTTGAAGCCGCTTATAATTCAAGTGAATACGGAAACGATCAAATGACTTTCTTTAGTGTTGGAGATAAAGAAAACTTTTCTTTAGAGAACACCAATGCTCAAATGATTGCTAAGTTGAGAATGTTGGCTGCTGAAGCTATTGATAATACAGAAAAAATTATCGAAACAAGAATTAACCGTTTTGGTGTTTCTCAACCAAGTATCCAAAAACAACCAATTTCAGGACGTTTACATATTGAATTGCCAGGAGCAAAAGATAAAGAGCGTGTTCGTAAATTATTACAGTCAAGAGCAGAATTAGGTTTTTGGTTAGGGAATACAGGAGATATTAGTTCTTCTTTACTTCAGTTAAATGAAGTATTAAAAAATAAAGAAAATGCTGAAGATGTAGCAGATGCTTTTGATGTTGAGGATTTAGTACAAGACACAACTAAAACAGAAGAACTTGCTTCTAGTTCTATTGATACAACAGGTGTCGATACGACAAAAACTACTGAAGATGCAGATTTAGCAGCATTGGAGTTAGAAGACGAAAAAGTAGATTCTAGTGCAACAACTGAAAACGCTGATATTGTTAGTGGACCGTTGTTTAGTCTATTGAAAAACATTAATCAAGGACCTATTACTTCTTATGTAGGGATGGCTAAAGCTGTTGATACCGCTAAGATTAACCTAATGTTGAATGGTGAAGAAGCGAGAGGCTTATTACCAGAAGGGGTGTTTTTTAGATGGTCTAACTCAAATAATGAGGGGAAAGGGCATACTTTGTATGCGTTAGAAATGACAAAAAATGGTAACCCATTATTAAATGGTGATGATATTAGTAATGCAGCTCAAGATTATGACCAACAAGAAAGTGAAGTGGTTGTAACTGTAGGAATGACTGCTTATGGTGCTTCTGAGTGGGAAAGCATTACCACAAATAATGTAGGAAGAATTACAGCAATTGTATTAGATAATGAAGTTTATTCTGCTCCAGTCATTAATCAGCCTATTGCAGGTGGACAAACTCGTATTTCTGGAGACTTTACCATTCCAGAGGCACAAGATTTAGCTACAGTATTAGTTGCTGGATCTTATGATACTCCTGCAAAAATAGTTGATGAGGCTGTTGTAGGGCCAACGTTAGGAGAAGCAAATATTAAAGCCGGTATGTGGTCATTTATCGCAGCTTTAATCTTAGTGTTGTTATACATGGTAGCATACTATGGAAAAGCTGGTGTTGTTGCAAGTATCGCTTTAATTGCGAATATCTTCTTCTTACTAGGAGCTTTAGCTTCTTTAGGAGCACAGTTAACATTACCTGGTATCGCAGGTTTGGTTTTAACATTAGGAATGTCTGTGGATGCTAACGTGTTAATCTTCGAACGTATTAGAGAGGAGTTAAGAGAAGGAAAAGGTGTTAAACTAGCGATTAAAGATGGTTATAAACATGCTTACTCAGCGATTATTGATGCCAACATTACTTCGTTATTGACGGCTGTAGTATTAGCTTATTTTGGAACAGGTCCAATTCAAGGGTTTGCTACAACGTTAATTGTTGGGGTGTTTACATCATTGTTCTCTTCAATCTTATTAACACGTTTGATTTTCTCTTATTTAATAGATAGAAATTCAAATGTTACTTTCTCTAGAAGTTTCTCTGAAAATATGTTTGCTAACATGAATGTTGACTTTGTTGGTAAGAGAAAGAAGTTTTACTTAGTATCAATCGCTGTAGTTGTTTTAGGAATTGTTTCTTTAGTTTCTATCGGGTTAGATAAGAGTGTAGAGTTTACAGGAGGAAGAGTTTATCGTGTTGAGTTTAGTGGAACAGCTCCTGGACAGGATGCTATCGCAGCTGCAGTAGAAAAATTCTCTGTAGAAGGTGATTTAACGGTAAAGCCTGATGTTAAAACAATCAACAACGAATACACATTAGAGTTAACGACAAAGTATTTATATACAGATGTTTCTAAAGATGCAACAAAGAAAGTTGATTCTGTAATGAATTTAGGGTTTGTAGATGCTGGTTATGTGGCAGAAGCAGAAGCTGGGAAAGAGACGAAAAACTCTTATAAAGTCATTCAACAACGTTCTGTAAATGCACAAATTTCTGATGAGTTAATCTTAGGTTCTTTTATGGCGATTATCTTCTCTTTAATTGTAATCTTTGCATATATCGCATTCAGATTTAATAGAATGACATTTGGTATTGGAGCATTAATCGCAATGTTCCACGATGTTTTAGTTGTACTTGGATTGTTCTCAATCTTATACAAAATTATGCCATTCTCAATGCAAATAGATCAAGCATTTATTGCAGCAATTCTTACTGTTGTAGGTTATTCGATTAACGATACCGTGGTAGTATTTGATAGAATTCGTGAGTATATTAAATTGCACCGAAGAGATGAGCAAAATGCTGTAATTAATAAAGCATTAAACAGTACATTAAGTAGAACGTTGAATACTTCGTTAACTACATTCTTAGTATTGTTAGTGATCTTCATCTTTGGAGGAGAATCAATTAAAGGTTTCTCATTTGCGTTAATGATAGGTGTGGTAGTAGGTACTTATTCATCAATATTTATCGCAACACCATCTGTTATTGATTTGAGTAAAGGTTCTTTAATGCCTAAAAAAGCAGAAGAGAAATAA
- a CDS encoding cyclase family protein encodes MEVRLANNKKVDLSKPIDISIPLDGNSTTAWYVEHAEITPVKGDGFIGKVSEGGSVNFNNIIFNPHGHGTHTECVGHITPEFHSINQTLKTFHFDARLITLQPVLYKEKETEWRKKGDYVITKKQLVEVLKETPVSEALIIRTTPNKIDKLVKNWSENNWAYLEEEAAAYIADLGIKHLLIDLPSVDREFDGGKLLAHKAFWKYPNKTRLGATITEMIYVPNTVADGAYFLNLQIASFENDASPSKPVLYDYLP; translated from the coding sequence ATGGAAGTACGCTTAGCAAACAATAAAAAAGTTGATTTATCAAAACCAATAGATATTTCAATTCCTTTAGATGGGAACAGCACAACAGCTTGGTATGTAGAACATGCTGAAATAACACCTGTAAAAGGAGATGGGTTTATTGGGAAAGTCTCAGAAGGGGGGAGTGTAAACTTTAATAATATTATTTTTAATCCCCATGGTCACGGAACACATACTGAATGTGTAGGACATATTACTCCAGAATTTCATTCGATTAACCAAACGCTTAAAACGTTTCATTTTGATGCTCGTTTAATAACACTACAACCTGTTTTATATAAAGAAAAAGAAACAGAATGGAGAAAGAAAGGAGACTATGTCATAACAAAAAAACAGTTAGTTGAAGTCTTAAAAGAAACCCCTGTATCTGAAGCGTTAATCATTAGAACTACCCCCAATAAAATAGATAAGCTAGTTAAAAATTGGAGTGAAAATAACTGGGCTTATTTAGAAGAAGAAGCTGCGGCATATATTGCCGATTTGGGAATAAAACATTTGTTAATTGATTTGCCTTCTGTAGACCGAGAGTTTGATGGTGGAAAATTATTGGCGCATAAAGCTTTTTGGAAATATCCCAATAAGACGCGTTTAGGGGCAACGATAACAGAGATGATTTATGTTCCCAATACAGTTGCTGATGGAGCATATTTTTTAAATCTTCAAATAGCAAGTTTTGAAAATGATGCTTCCCCTAGTAAGCCCGTTTTATATGACTATTTACCTTAG
- a CDS encoding T9SS type A sorting domain-containing protein, which translates to MLKTSLLSILLYFCSLQIHAQYISFERIDSIQVKHNGIFIQHPWVGGLNAVQFSTIDLNNDNVEDLFLFDRTGNKILTFIKDGSNYTYAPEYESHFPKLQSWVLLRDYNCDGKKDIFSYVSGGIGLWVNNSSNDSLIFEKITSPYIYSSQYNSTTNLFVSKVDIPDINDIDGDGDLDVLTFGVLGSRIEYHKNLRAEMGYHCDSLIYELKNSCWGHFLETGTNTNTCILLDTCSANSNVGTPEKDGQLKHAGSTILSLDINNDNVRDILLGDVSFSNIVALTNDNTGVNMNTSMVAQDTAYPSYNTPVDLAIFPATFYEDIDNDNVKDLIVSPNIQDDSENTNSVWLYKNMGTNNQPNFNFITTNFIQDEMIEYGRSAYPVLFDYNNDGLLDLFVSSFGKFNASLPELYASKVALYENIGTSLTPVFNLIDEDFGNFSALGLGKAIYPTFADIDGDTDIDIFLGNYDGKINFIENTSNSPSVMNFANTFTAIQDDNNAAIDIGASAKPFLYDIDADSDYDLIIGEERGNLNYYENVGDASSHAFRLQSETFGGVETSEWWTTIGNSIPYLYRDTSNQTVLFVGSERGDIFHYDSIDNNLNGNFNGLDTIKTVNRGPNAAPAFGQLNNDIHLDLIIGNERGGLSFYYGKEGTAPTTSIKEHSIDWVVYPNPFTNEIFIKTSQANTAYSITDISGKTVLKGTLNQHAISTTNLSRGVYLITIVTAQGQYTKKMIKH; encoded by the coding sequence ATGTTAAAAACTTCACTCCTCTCTATATTACTTTATTTTTGTTCGTTACAAATTCATGCTCAATATATTAGTTTTGAAAGGATAGATTCTATTCAAGTTAAACACAACGGTATTTTTATTCAGCATCCTTGGGTAGGTGGATTAAATGCTGTTCAATTTTCGACCATAGATCTTAACAATGATAATGTTGAAGATTTATTTCTTTTTGACAGAACAGGCAATAAAATTTTAACTTTTATCAAAGATGGCAGCAATTATACCTATGCTCCTGAATATGAAAGTCATTTCCCCAAACTACAATCTTGGGTATTATTGAGGGATTACAACTGTGATGGTAAAAAAGATATCTTTTCTTATGTTTCTGGAGGGATTGGGTTATGGGTTAATAATTCATCCAATGATAGTTTAATTTTTGAAAAAATCACCTCTCCCTACATCTACTCATCTCAGTATAACTCTACTACCAACCTTTTTGTTAGTAAAGTAGACATTCCCGACATTAACGATATTGATGGTGACGGTGATTTAGACGTTTTGACTTTTGGGGTATTGGGATCACGAATTGAATACCACAAAAACCTTAGAGCTGAAATGGGCTACCACTGTGACTCTTTAATCTATGAGCTAAAGAACAGTTGTTGGGGGCATTTTTTAGAAACGGGAACCAACACCAACACTTGTATTTTACTCGATACCTGTTCAGCAAACTCCAATGTTGGCACCCCTGAAAAAGACGGACAATTAAAACATGCGGGATCAACCATATTAAGCCTAGACATCAACAACGACAATGTAAGAGACATTTTGTTGGGTGATGTAAGTTTTAGTAACATTGTTGCCTTAACAAATGATAATACGGGAGTAAACATGAACACCTCCATGGTTGCTCAAGATACAGCTTACCCTAGTTACAACACTCCTGTAGATTTAGCTATTTTTCCTGCTACATTTTATGAAGACATTGATAACGACAATGTAAAAGACTTAATTGTTAGTCCTAACATTCAAGATGATTCTGAAAACACCAACAGTGTATGGCTTTATAAAAACATGGGGACTAACAATCAACCTAACTTTAATTTTATCACTACTAATTTTATTCAAGATGAAATGATAGAATACGGACGTTCAGCTTATCCCGTTTTGTTTGATTACAACAACGATGGTCTATTGGATTTATTTGTCAGTAGTTTTGGCAAGTTCAATGCTAGTCTACCAGAGCTATACGCATCTAAAGTTGCTTTATATGAGAACATAGGTACTTCTTTAACTCCTGTTTTTAATCTTATCGATGAAGATTTTGGAAATTTTTCTGCCTTAGGATTAGGCAAGGCCATCTATCCTACTTTTGCGGATATTGACGGTGATACTGACATCGATATATTCCTTGGAAATTATGATGGTAAAATTAACTTTATTGAAAACACAAGTAATAGTCCTAGTGTAATGAATTTTGCCAATACCTTTACAGCTATCCAAGATGACAATAATGCAGCAATAGATATTGGAGCTAGTGCTAAACCTTTTTTATATGATATTGATGCAGACAGTGATTATGACTTGATTATTGGAGAAGAACGAGGAAACCTTAATTATTATGAAAATGTAGGAGATGCTTCTTCTCACGCTTTTCGTTTACAATCTGAAACATTTGGCGGAGTGGAAACTAGTGAGTGGTGGACAACCATTGGAAATAGCATTCCCTACTTATATCGTGATACGAGTAACCAAACCGTTTTATTTGTAGGTTCAGAACGAGGAGATATTTTTCACTACGACAGCATTGACAACAACTTGAATGGTAATTTTAATGGGCTAGACACCATTAAAACAGTTAACAGGGGACCCAATGCAGCCCCTGCGTTTGGTCAGTTGAATAACGACATTCATTTGGACTTAATTATTGGGAACGAAAGAGGTGGATTAAGTTTTTATTATGGTAAAGAAGGTACTGCTCCAACAACAAGCATTAAAGAACATAGTATTGACTGGGTGGTATACCCTAACCCTTTTACCAATGAAATCTTTATTAAAACTTCACAAGCCAATACGGCTTATAGCATTACAGATATTTCTGGAAAAACTGTTTTAAAAGGAACCTTAAACCAGCATGCTATTTCGACTACCAACCTGAGTCGAGGTGTTTATTTAATCACTATTGTTACTGCTCAAGGGCAATACACTAAAAAGATGATTAAACATTAA
- a CDS encoding DUF393 domain-containing protein, protein MNKPPIVIFDGDCAFCNKSVMFILKKDRTKTIEVCSNQSEKGKLLLKEYQLSVDTNSTIIYIADGKAYYKSTAALTISKKLKGLYPLLYFFMIVPKFIRDGVYDFIAKHRKKIIKKNYSCEFVEDEAIRKRIYF, encoded by the coding sequence ATGAACAAACCTCCTATTGTAATATTTGACGGCGATTGCGCTTTTTGCAATAAATCTGTTATGTTCATCTTAAAGAAAGATCGTACAAAAACGATAGAAGTTTGCTCTAATCAAAGTGAAAAAGGAAAATTACTCCTCAAAGAATATCAGCTTTCGGTAGATACCAATTCTACTATAATATATATAGCAGATGGAAAAGCTTACTATAAATCAACTGCGGCATTAACGATTAGTAAAAAATTAAAAGGACTCTATCCACTTTTATATTTCTTTATGATTGTTCCTAAATTTATTCGCGATGGTGTATACGACTTTATTGCCAAACATCGAAAAAAGATCATCAAGAAAAACTATAGCTGTGAATTTGTAGAAGACGAAGCAATTAGAAAACGAATCTATTTTTAA
- a CDS encoding DNA polymerase III subunit: MQFNKIIGQEDVKEHLIDTVKSQRISHAQLFLGPEGAGSLPLAIAYAQYILCSNKQDGDSCGKCPSCLKVQGYSHPDLHYSFPIHLAKSTRTSDDVFVEWKKQLEASLYFGLQDWYSTLGNDNKQGTIGTDESQKIVKKISLKSFEGGYKILIMWMPELMNNQAANKLLKIIEEPPKNTLFLLVSENQENIISTILSRTQLVKIPKLKEKDLSQFLIQNEGLLQDEADTYAHLAEGNVSLAYSLMEDKASASFNLENFIKWMRLCYTRNVGETIDWVDSIAGAGREAQKNFLVFSLSMFRQSIVGHYADSDLVILTDAQRQFLTKFSPFINHKNIVVLTQVLNDAHYHLERNANPKILFLDVSLKVFAYLKRK; this comes from the coding sequence ATGCAATTCAATAAGATTATAGGGCAAGAAGATGTTAAAGAGCATTTAATAGATACTGTTAAGTCTCAGCGTATTAGTCATGCGCAGTTATTTTTAGGGCCAGAGGGGGCAGGAAGTCTTCCTTTAGCAATAGCCTATGCTCAATATATTCTATGTAGCAACAAACAAGATGGAGATTCTTGCGGAAAATGTCCTTCTTGCCTAAAAGTTCAAGGGTATAGCCACCCAGATTTACACTATTCTTTTCCAATACACCTAGCAAAATCAACAAGAACTTCTGATGACGTGTTTGTTGAATGGAAAAAACAGTTGGAAGCTTCTCTATATTTCGGATTGCAAGATTGGTATAGTACTTTAGGAAATGATAATAAACAAGGAACAATTGGTACCGATGAGAGTCAGAAAATCGTTAAAAAAATTAGCTTAAAGTCGTTTGAAGGTGGATACAAAATCCTCATCATGTGGATGCCTGAATTAATGAATAATCAAGCAGCTAATAAATTGTTGAAGATTATTGAAGAGCCACCCAAGAATACATTGTTTTTGCTAGTTTCTGAGAATCAAGAAAACATCATCTCAACAATTTTATCAAGGACGCAATTGGTGAAAATTCCCAAACTCAAAGAAAAGGATTTGAGTCAGTTTTTGATTCAGAATGAAGGACTATTACAGGATGAGGCAGATACTTATGCGCATTTAGCAGAGGGGAATGTAAGTTTAGCTTATTCTTTAATGGAAGATAAAGCTTCAGCTTCATTTAATTTAGAAAACTTTATCAAATGGATGCGTTTATGCTACACTAGAAATGTTGGTGAAACAATTGATTGGGTTGATAGTATAGCAGGTGCTGGGAGAGAAGCGCAAAAGAACTTCCTTGTGTTTTCGTTAAGTATGTTTAGGCAAAGTATAGTCGGACATTATGCCGATTCCGATTTGGTGATTTTAACCGATGCTCAACGTCAATTTTTGACCAAATTTTCACCTTTTATTAACCATAAAAATATAGTGGTGTTAACCCAGGTTCTCAATGATGCTCATTATCATTTAGAACGTAATGCTAATCCTAAAATACTCTTTTTAGATGTCTCTCTAAAAGTCTTTGCCTATTTAAAGAGGAAGTAA